The genomic DNA ATCAACATCGCCGTCGGCGGCGTTGCGGGACAGGCGCGGCATGATGGCCGTTAGCAGCGTCACGCCAATAACGCCATAGGGCACCTGCAGCATGAGCCAGGCATTCTGATAGACCAGCGGAGCGCCCGCATCCGCGTATGCGGCCACACGAGAGGTGATTACGTAGCCCAACTGGGAGATGGCTACGTAGGTAATAATGGCCAGTGCCATGCCGCCGAATTGCTTGATGCGGGCATCAAGGCCCCACTTGGGGCGCAGGTTAATGCCGGCCTTCTTTAGGTACGGTAATAGGATGAGACACTGCACCATTACGGCGGTGGTGGTGCCCAAGCCCAGCAACATGACGTGCGGATCGGCCACTGGAGTGGGTTCGTGGGGATCTAGCTGGCCGGGCAGGAAACGATAAGCCAGCAGCACGCTAATGGAGATAATATTATTGACCACTGGGGCCCAGGCGCCGGGGCCAAAAATATTCTTCGTATTTAACACTGCCTGGAAAAGGGCGAAGAGGCCGTAGAAAAGGATCTGCGGCAGCAGTAAAAAGGCCAAGGAGGTTGCCTGCACGGCATTGGCCTTGGAATCCTCCGGCAGCATCATCCTGGTTAAGAAGGGAGCGAGTACTACGGAGGCAATGGTGACTATGCCCAGGATCGAAAATGCCAGGGTAAATAGCCGTCGGACAAAGGTCTCGCCACGATCCGTATCTTCCTTTTCCGCGCGTACAAGGACCGGCACGACTAAGGAGGTCAGCACGGCACCCAGAACGATCTCGGTGACGAGGTTGGGGATCTGGTTGGCGCTACTAAATGCGGTGCCCACCGTGGCACCAAGGGTGGCGCCGATGAGCATCTGGCGCAAGAAGCCGGTGATGCGGGATAGCAGCGTCGCGATGGCCATCGTGCCCGTTGCGCGGATGACATCCTGATTCGAGGATTCGGTCTCCGCGTTGCGGCCGGTGAGCGCGGACTTGTCCTCCTCGGGCGGAACGGTGGTGTCCTTCTCCGCCGGAGTGGGGCGCTTTTCCGGTACCGGAGCCGGAGGAGAGGCCTTAACGATGCGCCCGCGGGCACCCGCCGGGGCACGGTTTTCTGCCGGCGCGGCGGCATCCGTCGGGTCAACTACACCTGCAGGTGACTTCTCCACGTGTTCGGCCTCGCGGCCAGTCTTATCAGTCATAGAGGATACAACTTCAACTTACTTATTAAGCCTTTGTGATTTTTTGCGCCGATGGCGGCCTAGCCGGAAGAGCGTGGCTAAGACCAGCGCAAGAGCGCCGGCTATGCCGACGCCATACACGCTTACGATACCGGCACGCGTTTGAACGGCGATACTGATTGGCTCCGAGATGGTTTGCTTTTCTGGGGTGGCAAGCCACAAGCCAATATCCCTGCGGTCGACGTCTTTAGGCATATCGGCTGTCATGGATACAGTAATAGAGCCCTTGGCCGGAATACGGACGCTCTTGGGCGTGTTGAGGCGCGCGCCATCGGGGGCATCGTATTGCAGCTTGGCCTCCACCGGTAGCGGAAGACCGTTTTCGGCCACGATGAGCAGCGGCGATGACTCGGAAACGCGGGTATACACATTGCCCGGTGGGATAAGCGCCACAGAAGAGCGCAGGTCCCGCAGCGTATCCGAATGCACATCCATGGTGTGTGTAAATGTGCGCCGCGCTTCTGTATGACTGCCCAGGCTATCGCGGTTGGTCAGCGAGAGCGCGGTCAGCAGATCCCGGCGCAAAGGCAAGACAAATTCATAGCGTGTGAGCGTGATATCTGGGTCATCGACCATGATATTCATCAGCTCATCGGTATAGCGGGCTTGCTGCTCCGCGCGGACGATATCGGATTCGGCGAAGGCAGCGGGATCACTAAAGGGGCTGCCGGGAATCGAACCGGGCTCCGCGGTCTCCAGCTTGCGGCTGGCAAGGCTGCGCGGATGGGAAGCCCCAGAATCGATAAGCGTTTGGGCAGAGTCGAGCGCATACTCGGCGGCGCTGGGGTCCAAGTAATTGGGCAAACGTGCCACGGTGTCATCGCTAGCGGCCAAGCTTAATGCTGCGCCGCCGGTGATAGCGCGGGAAAGATCGGAATCGAGCGCGTAGTCATAGCGTAGCTCTGGGTTGGAATATCCCACCGTCTGTGGCTTAGATCCGGTCTGGGCGAGCAGGGCCCCCAAGGAGGCGTCGAAAGTAACGGCACGGCCGGGCCAAGAGGTGTTATCTGCTACTAATGCGGGCACAGGGAGTTGCTGATCTATGTAGCCTGAGCCTACCGCGAGCAGCGAGGTGGCCGGCTTTGTCCCTAAAACTCGCTCGATGGTGTGATCACCGCGCTGTAGTCCCTCATAAGTAAGAAAGGGGTTATTTGCCTTGGTCACAGCTGAAGCATTGGCGTTAGCCCAGGGCATGGACATAAAGCAATCTAGCTCCCGCAAGCGATTGAGCCAGCGGGTGGCACTCTCTTTGCCAGTGCCGGGTTCGAGGTGCACATCGTCATTATTGGTGAACCAGGAATCGCGCAGGCGCTTTGGCCGCTCAGCTTGGGAGGGGCGGGCGGAGCCCACCTTATAGCCCTCCGCCATGCGGCTGACCGTGTCTAAGAGGGCAGGATCGATGGCTACGCAGGCCGCCCCGCGCAGATCGTGATCGGCATAAGTGCTGACTAAGCGGTCGAGGCGGCCGCCCTCCGCCAATTCGGTGGCTAGTTCATCGGAGGAGAGGATAAGGTCTTCTCCCCCAGTGCCACCAGGTACCGAGTCGATATCGGCGCTGATGGGATAAACCACGCTGAGATCGTGGGGTTTGGGGTCCGAGGGGGCATCGCCAAGCGCCGGTTTCTTCCCTTTTACCTGGCCTACCAGGCGCTCTTCTGCAAAGCTGACTGCTTCACCGCCGACGGTGCCGGTGAGGGTAAAAAGCAGTGGATAGGCTCCGGGCCCCTCAATCGCCAAGGTCTGCTCGCCGTGCAAGGAGGTGGGAACCTGGAAGTTAACCTCGCGGGATTCGCCCGGCTGCAAAGGCGCGGTGGTGGTGCTGGGGCCGTAATATGGAAACTCGCCGGTGGCCAGCTGCGTGCGGGCCTGCGCGGTATCCTCAACAGCATCGCCGCGGCGGCTGGTGAGCTGGAGATCCTCCATGGCCTCATCGGTGGGATTGTGCACCCGAAAGGTAAGTTTCAAATCTTGGTCCACGGCGAAGGGCTCGGCCGCAATAAGATCGAGGTTGGCCCGCTCCGGACCGCGCGCGCCCAACCACGTCTGGATATCCTGCGTTTTTTCCGCGGCAGAATCCATTTGCGCCGCTGCATTCGGCAGCGGTAGGCACAAGCCCCACCCCGCTACCGCCACGCAGCCGCCCACGGCTGCCCAAGACTTCAGGCGTTGGCGCATTACCGTGGGGTCACTTTCCCCGCGGCGGCTTCCTTTCGTGCGAGATCGGGAAGGAGATCGTGCGCGATGCGCGCCAGCTTGCGCTCATCGGCGTAGGCCAAATGCTCGATGAGCTCGGAAACTGGGATCCACGAGACTTCGGTGACCTCCGGATCCTCATCGTTCATAATGCCGTCCACAAAACGCAACAGGTGGTGGTGCACGGTTTTATGGATACGCACCCCATCGGAGACGAACCAATAATCAATCACGCCGAGGTCTGCAAACACCTCGCCAAAAATGCCTGTTTCTTCCCATACCTCGCGCTCGGCGGTGACTTCCTTGGCCTCGCCATTTTCTACGTGGCCTTTAGGCATGGACCATAGCAGGCGCCCGCGGCGGTCAAGGCGGCCGATGAGCGCCACATAGAGCCGGGAAAGATCCACCTGGCCATTGGCATCAACGCACTCTGCCAAACCCGAAACAACCAGTCCGCCCGCGGAGGTTTCATCGCGCGTTTCCATGGCCGTGGATTGGCCATTACCACCGCGGTAGGGCTTGCGCTGCTGATTAGTGCGACGCGCGCGATTATCCGGCCGGCGGCGCCGCCTGCGCCGAGACCGGTTGCGGTTGCGGCCGTCTCCTTTGGAGTGGCCTTGTTCTTGGTTAGTCATCCCTGCCAATCGTAGTAGACTCTCACCCGTGAATTTTCAGGACACTCAGCTAATTGGCGTTCTTGCCCGCGCGGAATCCACCGTCTCGTCCCTCAGTGACCTGCTGGGCGGTCTGGTGGAGAAATTCGTCGCACGCGGCTACTCGCTTTACCTTGTGGGCGGCTCTGTGCGCGATGCGCTTTTGGACCGTTTGGGAAATGACCTGGACTTTACTACCCCGGCCCGGCCTGAGGTGGTTAAGGAAATCCTAGATGAGTGGGCCGAAACCGTGTGGGATACCGGCATCGACTTCGGTACCGTCTCCGCGGCGTATAAGGGTCAGCAGATCGAGATCACCACTTTCCGCTCCGATTCTTATGATGGCCAGTCCCGCAACCCTGAGGTGGTGTATGGCGATACCTTGGAGGGCGACCTCGTGCGGCGTGACTTCAAGGTCAATGCGATGGCCATAGAGCTGCTTGCCGACGCCACCTTTAAGTTCCACGATCCCCTCCACGGCCTTCAGGATGTGGCTGACCGAGTACTCGATACCCCGGATAAGCCGGAAATCTCCTTCCACGATGATCCCCTCCGCATGCTGCGCGCGGCACGTTTTGCTTCCCAGCTGGAATTTCGCGTGGCCGATCGCGTGGTGGATGCCATGCGGGATATGGCTGGCGAAATCCAGCGCATCACCGTGGAGCGAGTGCAGGTGGAACTGGATAAGCTCATCTGCGGCACTGCCCCGTGGGATGGCATTGAACTGCTGGTCTCTACCGGCATCGCGGACTACATCTTCCCGGAGATCCCCGCGTTGCGCATGACCGCGGACGAACACGCGCAGCACAAGGACGTTTATGCCCACTCACTGAAGGTGCTCAGCCAAGCCATGGACCAGGAAGAAGATGGTCCGGACCTCGTCCTGCGCTGGGCGGCGCTACTACACGATATTGGCAAGCCGGACACCTTTGACAACACCGATGGCAAGGTTTCCTTCCACCACCACGAGGTGGTGGGCGCCAAGCTCGCCCGCAAGCGACTGCGGAAGTTGAAGTACCCCAAAGCCACCACGGAGGCCATCGGTCAGCTGGTCTATTTGCATATGCGCTTCCACGGGTTTGGGGAAAATCAGTGGACGGATTCTGCCGTGCGCCGCTATGTCACTGATGCCGGCGATCTCCTTCCCCGATTGCACAAGCTGGTGCGCGCCGATTGCACCACCCGCAATGCGAAAAAGGCTCGCCGCCTCCAGCGCACCTACGATCAGCTCGAGGAGCGTATCGAAGAGATCGGCCGCAAGGAGGACCTAGCCCGCGTGCGCCCGGACCTCGATGGCAATGAGATCATGGAAATCCTAGGTCTTAAGCCCGGCCCCGAGGTGGGCCAGGCATGGTCTTATCTCAAGGAGTTGCGTCTGGAGCATGGACCCCTCGAGCGCGAGGAAGCGATTGCGAAGTTGCGCGAGTGGTGGGATTCTAAACAGTGATGTTTGCCGATAGATTATTCAACGCCCTCGAGCGCAATGACCCTGCCCCCGGCCAGCTGCTCATCGCTGCTCCGGGGATGCTATCGCCGGAATTCGCCCGTTCCGTCATCCTCGTCATCGAGCACAATGACATGATGACCTTCGGCGTGGACCTGACCAAGCGTTCCGAGGTGGCCATATTCAATGTGCTGCCGGAATGGCTTCCAGTCGTAGCTAAGCCGCAAGCGCTATATATTGGTGGTCCGCTTAATCAGCAATCCGTGGTGGGGCTCGCGCAGACCAAACAGGGCGTAGATCCGGAAAAGCACAATCGCCTCACCCGCCTTGCTCCACGTCTGGCTCATGTGGATCTGCGCGCGGAGCCGGGAGACATCGAACCACTGGTTTCCGGTATGCGTATGTTTGCCGGCTATGCCGAGTGGGGCCCGGGCCAGCTAGAAGAGGAAATCGAGGCCGGCGAATGGTTCGTCTCGCCCGCTTTGGCTCAAGACGTCATTACTCCGGGCCCAGCCGATCTTTGGGCCGACGTTATGAAGCGTCAACCTATGCCGCTGCCGCTTTACTCCACTTACCCGGTCAACGTGGAAGACAATTAATTCCTATCGCGCTGCAGGCGGTGGGCTAAACTAGCCCGCATGCGCGCGGATATTTCTCAAGGATTACGGGATACATGGGCCGCCGCTATCGGCCTTATTCCCCTCGGCCTAGCCTTCGGCCTGCTCATGGTCCAATCCGGCTTCAGCTGGTGGTGGACACCGATTTTCTCCATCGTCATCTACGCCGGCTCCATGGAATTCTTGGCCATTTCCATGGTCACTGGTGGAGCTACCGCCCTTACCTCGTTGGTTACCGGTTTCATGGTGAACTTTCGCCATATTTTCTATGGTCTTACCTTCCGCCGGCATCGCATTTACTCACGGGTGGGCAGGGCTTATTCCACTTATGCGCTTACCGACGAAACCTATGCCATCGTCTCCTCTCTCCCCACCGATGACCGACCGAGCGGAACGCGCATCCTCACCATCCAAATCTTTTGCCAAGCTCTGTGGGTAGGAGGCGGCATCGTTGGTGCCCTTGCCGGTCGGGTAATCCCTTCTTCCATACAGGGCATGGAATTCGCGCTCGTGGCGCTCTTTGTTGTTTTGGCAATGGATTCTTTCCGCAATAATCAGGATTACTCTCTGCCGTTAAGCGCGGCGGTCTTGGGCATTTTTGCTGCCGCCTTCGCCCCAGGGCAACTCCTCATGGCGGCGCTTAGCGCCTACTTCTTATTGCTAATTGTCCGCTACCTGTCCCCGCGCGTCGACACCTTCCTCAGTCTGCGCCGATCCGTGCACCGTGCGAATTCCAAGGAGTGCCGCTCATGCCCGCTGGAGTATCACTCGCTACCATAGCCACGGTACTGGTCCCCGTTGGGCTTATCACCGTTGTGTTGCGTCAGCTTCCCTTTTCCTTTGTGAAATGGATGAAGGAC from Corynebacterium tuberculostearicum includes the following:
- a CDS encoding DUF6049 family protein, which encodes MRQRLKSWAAVGGCVAVAGWGLCLPLPNAAAQMDSAAEKTQDIQTWLGARGPERANLDLIAAEPFAVDQDLKLTFRVHNPTDEAMEDLQLTSRRGDAVEDTAQARTQLATGEFPYYGPSTTTAPLQPGESREVNFQVPTSLHGEQTLAIEGPGAYPLLFTLTGTVGGEAVSFAEERLVGQVKGKKPALGDAPSDPKPHDLSVVYPISADIDSVPGGTGGEDLILSSDELATELAEGGRLDRLVSTYADHDLRGAACVAIDPALLDTVSRMAEGYKVGSARPSQAERPKRLRDSWFTNNDDVHLEPGTGKESATRWLNRLRELDCFMSMPWANANASAVTKANNPFLTYEGLQRGDHTIERVLGTKPATSLLAVGSGYIDQQLPVPALVADNTSWPGRAVTFDASLGALLAQTGSKPQTVGYSNPELRYDYALDSDLSRAITGGAALSLAASDDTVARLPNYLDPSAAEYALDSAQTLIDSGASHPRSLASRKLETAEPGSIPGSPFSDPAAFAESDIVRAEQQARYTDELMNIMVDDPDITLTRYEFVLPLRRDLLTALSLTNRDSLGSHTEARRTFTHTMDVHSDTLRDLRSSVALIPPGNVYTRVSESSPLLIVAENGLPLPVEAKLQYDAPDGARLNTPKSVRIPAKGSITVSMTADMPKDVDRRDIGLWLATPEKQTISEPISIAVQTRAGIVSVYGVGIAGALALVLATLFRLGRHRRKKSQRLNK
- a CDS encoding CCA tRNA nucleotidyltransferase; this encodes MNFQDTQLIGVLARAESTVSSLSDLLGGLVEKFVARGYSLYLVGGSVRDALLDRLGNDLDFTTPARPEVVKEILDEWAETVWDTGIDFGTVSAAYKGQQIEITTFRSDSYDGQSRNPEVVYGDTLEGDLVRRDFKVNAMAIELLADATFKFHDPLHGLQDVADRVLDTPDKPEISFHDDPLRMLRAARFASQLEFRVADRVVDAMRDMAGEIQRITVERVQVELDKLICGTAPWDGIELLVSTGIADYIFPEIPALRMTADEHAQHKDVYAHSLKVLSQAMDQEEDGPDLVLRWAALLHDIGKPDTFDNTDGKVSFHHHEVVGAKLARKRLRKLKYPKATTEAIGQLVYLHMRFHGFGENQWTDSAVRRYVTDAGDLLPRLHKLVRADCTTRNAKKARRLQRTYDQLEERIEEIGRKEDLARVRPDLDGNEIMEILGLKPGPEVGQAWSYLKELRLEHGPLEREEAIAKLREWWDSKQ
- a CDS encoding YqgE/AlgH family protein; the protein is MFADRLFNALERNDPAPGQLLIAAPGMLSPEFARSVILVIEHNDMMTFGVDLTKRSEVAIFNVLPEWLPVVAKPQALYIGGPLNQQSVVGLAQTKQGVDPEKHNRLTRLAPRLAHVDLRAEPGDIEPLVSGMRMFAGYAEWGPGQLEEEIEAGEWFVSPALAQDVITPGPADLWADVMKRQPMPLPLYSTYPVNVEDN
- a CDS encoding AzlC family ABC transporter permease; the protein is MRADISQGLRDTWAAAIGLIPLGLAFGLLMVQSGFSWWWTPIFSIVIYAGSMEFLAISMVTGGATALTSLVTGFMVNFRHIFYGLTFRRHRIYSRVGRAYSTYALTDETYAIVSSLPTDDRPSGTRILTIQIFCQALWVGGGIVGALAGRVIPSSIQGMEFALVALFVVLAMDSFRNNQDYSLPLSAAVLGIFAAAFAPGQLLMAALSAYFLLLIVRYLSPRVDTFLSLRRSVHRANSKECRSCPLEYHSLP